The window attattttgtttccaACTGTTGATGAGTAACCTCTACTTCCCTTGGTGAGTTGTTTTGGATTTCCTGAGCTAGTCACTCCATTTCAACAATCTGGTACTCAATAGCATGCAGTAAACAATAGAAATTATGCATTCCATCAAAGCACTTGTCTGCCACAAAAAATAGTTACATTAATAAGGTTCACCATAtcataccgtaccggcgtttcaacccgggctcggtatggtacggtaccggtgtaccgggcggtacatcagggtgtaccgaacaattgtAAATTTTTTTCATACTGCAGCAGCGCTAcagtagtactgtagcactgcagcGGTACCGGACGGTCCACATACCGATAATTTGTCGGACCCGTACGTACCGTCCCGTACACAGTCTACagtatagcactgtagcggtaccgggcggtccgcgtaccagtaacctatcggaccggtaccgggcggtacgcttcggtatgacagaccttgtaCATTATAATAATATGAACAAAGCAACATGGATGAATGTCATTAATAGAAACCATCTAGCGAAACGAAGCAACTAGGTCTAAGGGTGTGTTTGGGgacacatttgaaatgtgtattTGTATTTAGTAATTTTTTTAAAGTCACGTTTAGTCTTGATATTGTATTGCAAGTGCTCAAATGTTGATATTATCTCATAGTAACATTAGTATTTCAGTATTTGTggaatgttaatataattttttaaactctGAAAGTACCTTATGACTttatttaaaattacataattatcaatttatcataataatttagtgaaaaaccaaatttatttattttcaaatattatgttatatttatttatatgattatattatttatttattatatatttgggtcatatgaatttttttataagattacatatatttatatatttatttacttacttattaatttaaataaaaactatattcgctttataataaatattagaaatattaGATAGGTAAATTTATCACAAAATACTCAatggacttttgaaatataattttaccaaacaatACTTACGTGaatgcatatttaaaatgtaGTTTTCATCAATTGTTTATTTAAACATTCAGGGCATTCTGCAATTGCACATTCACCCAACCCCTTTTCTCCAACTGCATATTAAGAATGCAAATGTGTTTTCAAAGACAGCCTAACTACAGTATCTGTAGTTGATGACATTTTGTTCATATCTAATGAGCACCGTTTTGGCAATACAATGAATCAAGCATGTCAGGCTAATCTTGTTGCCATCTACATAGTTGATTGGCAAGGTCATGAGAAAAACGCGTAGTCCTTTGCACTTAATATGATCGTCCTCATTCCTCCAATAGGTGATAAGATCATCAGTAGAACCCCCAGTATAATGCAGATCTAAAGATCATCAAGACGACAAAATTAGCTGCTGACTAATCTGAGAAGTTAGATCTTGAGAAGAGCTGACTTACCCAGTTTGTGATCCAAGACAAGCTGAACTTCTTTGGCTTGTAGATAGCTAGCCACATGATGCAGGGGAGCTGTGAAATATATTCACCATATGTTAAATAGGAAGAAGACAAAATAATTACTTAACACAATCACAAAAACATTAAAACTTGAGTGGTTTGGCTTTTCTTTTATGTTGGTTCCCGTTTCAGACTCCACATTAGCAGGAGACTTGTTACTGGACCCTTTTTCTTTCACATCTTTGAATGAGTAGAAGATCAAGATATAGACAAAAGACATGTAGTTTGATGAATTAAGAGAAAGAACAGAGAATATGGCTTACAAAATAAGTTGTTGGTGCAAATGCAAAGCCTCCGAGAAACCCAAGCAAACCCCCAAAGAAAGGGACGGCTATGCCCACGAACATTGTAAATGCTGCAGAGGAATTATATTGAGAACAGATTGAACAATGTCTGTAGTTTTGTTTCTATAGAAAAATATGACTGAGGGAGAATGGCTTTACCAACATAAGCACTTCTTGCAACTAAGCGAAGAGTAAGACCTGGCGGAAGGTGGAATTTCTTGACAAGCACTGTTTCTATCATGTCAAACACAGGCATGGCATAGATCTGCATGAATAGCCACATAAcaaagaaatgaatcagaatgaacAATGAGATACTGTGGTACTCAACATTGTTCACATTTGCAGTGTCTTGTTCTTGTTGTTTTATAGTTGAAACAAACATCCAAATGTCATGTGGATTCAGATCTATGTTCTGGTGCCATGAAACTGAGTATGTTGGTTTCTGTATAcatttgtattttgatgatgaaatttgtatTCTTCTTGATACCATAATAAATAGAAAGGAGCTGTCTGTGATTTAGAATTGCATAAGATTCTAATGTTTCACACTGTACCTAAATATTTATGCTCAtgactgatatgaaatattttttgcaTGATCAGTCAATTTTTTACGATGGAGATGCTATAGTATgtattaaatgatttttttttaccttCATATTACATTAACTAATGCAAAATTAGagcattcaaaatgaaaagagcgAGGGGAGAAATTAGAATCTTGCTTTAGAAATGTATTTTTACCAAAGTTCAATGGCTTCATTTTTCAGGTTATCAATGATGAGCACTATCAGTACCTGATAACTTCCGATGACATGGATCACGACGAATATATTGGCCGTTGCAATCAACCACCTTGGCTTCTCAAGGGTGATGAGAATGTTGTCATCAACAACATTGCCAAAGGCCCAGTATCCAATTAGAGCAACAGGGAAGTAGCAAATAGCAACAACAAGGTAAGCAACAACCACACCCCTCCACATTGGTTTCTTCGAAGGCTTCTCAGGAGTGGAAGGTATGGTTGCTTGGATTTCCAGCACCACATTGTGCCCTGCATATGCAAAGGCAACATCTCCCAGCGCACTGAGGAAGTTGAAGACAACTCCTGTTGTGGTTGAAGCCTTGTAGCTGTAATCAACATCTGGTTGGCCTTTCTCCACGGATGCAACCCAGGCAATGGTAGAGTAGCTGATCATATCGCAGAGGTTTGTCAAATCATACTCACAATTGGTGTTATGATTCTGAAATTTAGATCGGTTATAGCATTTCTTGAAACCTTGAATAAGGAATAAAGTTTTGGAATACCTatttgattaaatttgttttttttttattatagtgtGACGTGATTATTTATTTGGATTATGTTCCTTTAAGGGATCATAAGAGTTTTCGTGATATTTGAAATGACGATGATGTAGGTACCTGAGGGACATGACAGCCGCGGCCAAGGAGACGCCTGAGATGGAGTTGAAGTCGGGAAGCTGAGAGAGAACAAACTGCACGGAGGCGaagatcatgatgaagtaagaaaGCTTGATGTTCTTGCAGTCGGGGCAGATGGTGTCGTGGAACTTCTTGATGGACCTGCCACCGGTGACCATGTACACGATGTCGGTGCCGACCTCCACGATCAGCTGCTGCGGGACGATGATCCAGAGCCCGAGCTTTTCTCCAAACACATGCTGTCCCAGCTCGTGGTAGCGGTCGAATCGCTTGCCAGGGACCATCTCGTGCATCTCCACCATCTGCCATAGGGTGTACAAGGTGATGATCCACGACAAGACGAGCACCGCCACGCCAGGCCCCCTGAGTTTGCGGCAACATTAGTCTGATGACACTCATCCTAGATCGAATTGAAGTTGGATTCGAAATCAAAAGATGATTTAACAATAAGATCATGAGATCGAACTTGCATCTCGTCGATCGAGACGTAAAGTCAGGTTCATTGTCAGAATCATAATCAGGTTTTTTCTTTCTCTGTTAAGAATATGAAATCATAAATGTTATCTCATCTACAGGCTTTAAAAGGAAGGCTttagatgagatgagatgaggaaAGTATACCATCCGAGTTCTGCCATGGCGTAGGGCAAGCTGAGGACGCCGGCGCCGACcatggccgtgacattgtggaagGCAGAGTACCACCACTTGGCGCTCCGGTTCGAGGTGATGGGAAGCCAGTCGTCGATGGCCTTCTCCTTGCTCTGCTGCAGGTCATTGCGTTCCGGCTCGCTCATGGGACCCGAAGCTCAGACAACCTGCAAAGAGATGGAGAGAGGGACGCAACTAAGATCTgtgctcctcctcctcttgccTTCCTCTCTCTTTCCAGTTCCTCTTGCGTTCCTCCTTGCGACGGGGTTGCGTATATTGGAGATAGAATAGCTGTTTCCCCAAAACATGTGGCTGCTGTCGAAGACCAAACGAGGCAAAGGAGTTTTGACGGATTCTTATACCCGCCCAGGGGATCCAGAATCTCTCGTCGAGCGCGGGAGATTCTCCGAATCTATCTCGTAGCCAGTTTGACATTTATGGTTGGATTCTGGGACCACACAATTGAAGGACAGATTTTGTTGGCGGTCCGACTCGTTGACCGACCGCGGGAGGAGCTGCCGGGCGCGTGTCGCATCGCTGCAGCTTCCAAACCGAGAGAACGAGACGTCGTAGGATCTTGATGTGGGACCGTCCGACGCAATGATGCTATTTCTTGGAATTGATTAGGGAAAAAGGGGCGTGAGGTTCGAACCTATGTCGGGAATGACACCTCAAGGACAACACCCTATCAGAGCTCTAAGGCATGTTCGTGAATTCCATGAAGGTAGGTCCAAACCTAAGTTGGGCTGATCAACATCAAATCATCCACTGACACCGACGGTACATGTTGCATCTTCGGTCACACCACCGACACCGACGATCACTTTTATATGCTAGACATCATTGTTATATGTCAAATGGCTGACGTGCTATAGATCAGAAAAAGAATTAACAGGAATGCATAGAACAACACCAACAGCTACTACATATTTTCCATTATTCCTCCAATTTCTTGTTTCATGATTTTTCAGGGATCCATGACTCGTTATGCTCAGAACATTCCTCGTTTCTGTTTGTGATGATGATTGAAGGGATAGCTGTAGAACAACATGGGTTATAAAATCAAACAAAGAGTCATCAGCATGTCAGTAATTATGAATTGAAGTAAGTTCTAATGATAGCACATTAGTAATCAGATGATGCACCGTATCAGAATATTTTCCTGTGCCAACTAATTGTCAAACACAGATCCTAAGAATCAAAGACCAAAGAACCCGAGCTCGCTGGCTCTTTCCTTCTCAAATGTCTCAAAGTACTGATATATGATTGTTACGGCAAGAAGAATTCCAGTTCCAGAACCGATTGCACCCATGAAATCTGCTATAACTGTCAACGCGCCGATGCACATTCCACCGAAAGCTGCAGCGGTCGGGATGTATCTGTTCAATTCCTTCTGCAAATTTGACTCTCGATGCCCGGGCATCACCATTTGTTGCTCCTTCAATATACCAAATGGCAAGAACATAAGCTATATAGTTTGCTTATATACGGAAatcgagaagaaaagaaggatttAACAAGTGCCTATGTTGGCTACAATGCAACAAATCACTTGAAGAAGAGTGCATCCTTTACTAAATTGTTAATCTGTCATAAACTCCTAGATCATATCTCTCAAGATGCTGCTGCCAATACTATTGTACTAAGCATCTTGATCTTCATCAACCTAGTTTTCGTTACAATGCTGCTAGTAAAAGTATAATCAGTTGGGATATCTTGAAGTTAGGATCATACCTTAAGCTGCTTGGCCACATCTCTTGCTGACGATCCAGAGACTTCTATCCAAGTCTTTGAGAAAAGAGCACAAGCTGAGAGCATAAAAACAATATAGAAGAGTGCATGAAATGGATTCGCTGCCATATCCACCAAGCTGCACAATGTAATTTCAAACATAAAGATAATAAGCAACAAAAGATAAAACGGCAAAACAATGATAGGAAAATTTTGCTCCACAGCCACATACATCAAAGCGTACACTCGAAATAATCATGAGAGAGAGATTAATCACCTCGATGGTGCCGTTATATAGTAAGCAATACCACCCACAGGGATGGATTGGCCAGAATACTCGGATTCCTTCCACTTACCTAACAGATTTACCAGAAAATTTCCACTGTACCTCCTGTACAACAACTGCATCAACCAGGAAGAACAATTAGGTAGAATCCAAAAAGTATAATGCCAGTATGATTAGACAACTTTTGAGGGTTAGGAGTCGCAGTACCTGGGAGATGAAGTACAGATTAGAGACAAGTGCCGACTGCAAAATGATGGGCATATTGGAGGTGTAAAACAATTTAATAGGGTAGGAACCTTGCTGTCCACGGGCATTCTTCGACCTCACAGGCAACACAACACGAAAACCTTGGAAATAGATTACTATGAGGAAGACCAAGACCGTCGCAAGCAAGTTGGTCACATTTGGAAGGTTCTGACGGTAGAAGGCCTCACGAAGAGCACGAACTTTATCTGTGCGTGTAATCAGTAAATGGAACAGAGCAATAACGGCACCTTCGAATTCAGCACCACGTCCACTGTTTATGGTCGTCGGGCTAAATGCCTTCCAGATGATATTTTCACTGCATGATTGAGCAAAAATATCATGTACAACGCACTAACAGATGTTATGAAAAATCAAAGTCAATGACctatatgatggtaaaaatgaAAGATAAAAGTGATTAGACTTACCAGATATTGGTAGCAATGAACAATGATATACCAGATCCCAAACCATATCCTTTCTGGAGAAGTTCATCCAAACAAATGACAATGATACCAGCAAAAAAAAGCTGAAGTATTATCAGAATAGCATTCCCAGTTCCCAGTTGGCTGACACTTCCATACATTCCAGATAGAACATATGCAACAGCCTCTCCAATAGCAATTAGAATGCCAAGCAACTTTTGAGCGCCATTTCTGGAAACAGAACAACAATTAGAGAGATAAATCAACCACTTCATGTTATTGTGTAGTGAAAAAATAAATATACCTGACTCTAAAAAAGAGGAAAAGATAAGGGTATTGCTGTATACAGTTTGTTAATCACAGACATCGCTGATTAAAATtacaaacacagaaagataggacACCAAAGAACAATATACAATTATGACtattggagaaaaaaaaaaaacaagttccttttaggtatcaggAAGTATATTCACGTAAAATAAGATAGAGGAAACAAAATTTCTAATGCGTTCAATCTCCAAATGACCAATAATTCCACTTGCAAATGGAAACGTAGATGTGAATGACGGAATGATCTAAAATTTGTGCCAGTACAACATTACGATCCTCAACCTAAGAAGAAGGAACGAGGCAACAATGGCGTCGCAATGCAGTGTTGAACGCAAGAGGGCTcgctagtttcttttttttttttttcctttttttactgCTGAGTTGGATGGGCCTCACAGCTATTTTAAGTTTTTTCTAATCTGAGTTGGAGTGCGCATCCAAAACGGAGGTGGTCTGCGTACCAGTCCATGCCCGAACTGGTACGTGCTGTCCATTTTGTACCGTTTCGAGGGTACAACAATTCTTGCTTCAAATGTTATTAAATCCAGGCATAGTTTTAACTTCTTTCAGTTGTTTCTCAACTATAAATCTGTAGTGCATAACCACATATCCTGTCAAAAGAATGATGTAAACAAAATTACTTGCCATAGTTGCTTCCAAATAATGTCCAATTATATAATGTTATCATACAGTAAAATATAACCAAAACTTATCTGCATGTTCATCGTAGAATACGTTAATGGTAGGCCTCATGTCTTTGAAAGGCATGCAATAACTTACTCAAAACCTTATCACTGATCTATGTATACTGTTTCAAGCCATTTCAAAGGCTTATGGCATTAAATAATCAGATAGGAACCACTTACAAAAGAGCACGATCCTCCCGTACACTGTTGTCAACTTCAATGATCTTTGACCCAACCAAGAGCTGCATCACTAGTCCAGAAGTCACAATTGGAGTAATACCAAGTTCCATGACAGTTCCCCGATTTGATGCAAGGATCACACGCATCCAATAAAAGGGATCCGCTCCAGTAGTTGAGTGAATACCATAAAGAGGAAGCTGACTGCAAACTAGAAAGATAAAGAGGGAGATGACAGTGTAGATAACTTTTTCCCTAAAGGGAATTTTACGATCAGCACTCTGAACTTCAGGCAAGAATGCTAGGAATGGCCTAACAAGATGGAGCACTCTGAACCCTCCTGCCATTTTCCTGTACGTGAACCCATAAACAATTTGCTAAGACAGAATAATAAATTGATCCAAAACATATGCACATTGGTTTAAAGGAACAATATGAACTTTCTTTATGCTCTAGTACATCAACAATCAAAAGATAAGGAACACATGCTACACATCTAAACAATGAAAACAGATAATAATACAATCCAAGATTTGGGTAAACCAGGACATCTACTCAACATTGCGATTTAGAAACTTCAGTGAGAACAACTATCACTGACTCGATCAGCTGGAAAGGTGGAGGAAAGCATATGATGTAATAAAAGGACTGGTTTACTGAGCTGTAAAATTTatgaattttcaaaaattatttcaaataaaacATAATAACGTCACCAACCAAACATTTTAGCAATCACTTTCTTGCATTACAAATGATCTTTACTATAAATCCACAACATACGCAGTAAAGAAAGGCTTGAAATTTGATATAGACATCTGTACAAACATGTTTCATCACATTAGAGAAACTGACTATTCAAGTCAAAATGCTGCATAAACCGACTTATAATAACATTGAATGATTAAGACAATGCGAACAATTCTACCCACAAAGAATGAGGACTACTATATAATTGTAAATTTTAAGCAAGCATCGATCTACACGTATACTGATTCAAACTTCGGAAGGCTCCACATGAAACAATAGATCGTCCAGAAGATAACCAAAACGTCCAAAAATAGGCAGCAATGTCAAATCAGAGCACCTAAGAACAGAAAACCCTAGAAGTGTTCGTTAGTTCCTAAAACATCTCATTCAAATCCATAATTCAACTCCGTTCTTGTGATCAAGCCGTGGATCTTATAGCGATCCAGACTGTACGCCTCCAGCGCAAAACGGGACACCATCTTAGGTCGAAACCAGACCAAAAGAAACTGAAAATGAAGAGAACGCGAGATTAAAGAGTACAGTACCTCTTCGCCTTACCCTGCTTGTTTCAGGGTTGGGGTCTCGTTCTCGTATCCTTCGCACCGGTTACTTCGGCCTTGGGACGAGGAGAGGAGCCGAGTGAGATCTGGATCAGCTCTACTTCCCTTTGCATTTATAGCATGAACAGCGGATGCGGGTTTAGCTCTTTCCACGCCCCGGTAACCCGTTATATAAGAAGCAAGTAATGAggcgtgcttttttttttttgaagtttacTATTTTGAGCCATTCTTACTATTCACAATTTCTTACTATTTATAAattcttaaaaataataaaataataattttatttttatttttactcttttcttttctttttcacctATGCACTTATTGACGTCGACTCttcctgtcttttttttttttaatcttcagaTCGTCACGATTTATTATTTATTACGTCACTTCAGACTATTaagaaaagaaggaggagaagaattttttttttaaaaaggatTATAGGtaagaagtaaaaaaaaattattagaattgAGTTATAAAGTAaggacatatatatttatttataaaggaaTAACTTAggaatattataaattattaacataaatttataaataatcaaaaagggattgtaaataataatccttttttaatgttttgttTTCTGTCATCATCTCAAATTAGTTGTTGGCTTTCACACTTTACACGCCAAAAGATACCTGACACAGGTAACCACTTTTGTCCACAAAAAGCTGCTCATATATTGTTGGTTTGGTTTTATTGATGCGTCCGAAATTTTATAATGTTTTGATAAATGACAAATATTATAAGGCAAATTATAATTTCTAATGAAATTAGAAATTCCAAACAGATGAAATCTTCTGATCACAATCGTTGTTTCAAAGATCATGACAGATCCCAGTCAATTCCAAGCTTGATGGCTAATATCTAACTCCAATATCTTCCATGGCAACAAGATTTGTGTGTATCTCACCACTGGCAATTTTACAAAGCAAGAAGGCTCATAGAAAGAACTTGTTGCTGTTAAGTAGTTTCTTCCCAAACATTTTTCAACAAGAAAAACAAcctttaaataaataaatcacaaGGTCAACACTGTCCCATTGTAACTAGTTTAATGACCCAAGATAATAGTTCCTTGAGAACAGGATCATGAAGAGTTACAATCTGATAAATGAGAGTGCTGCAACTACAGAAAGTTGTCGAAAGCCAAAATGGGTATCCAGTTACAAGTCTATCACACGAGAAAGCTTCTGGATTCGGTTCAATAGGAAGTCCCCTTGCTTGATAGTTGCCTGGTAAAGTGCATTTTTGGCATCAGGTCGGTTGGTCTCCAAGATACCAGCAACCTTGTCGATCTTGCAATGAAGCTTCCCAGTTGCTATGAAGCGAGATAATTCCCTAAAGATATGTAAATAGTTAAGGCATTATTGTTCCGTCAACTTAAAAGAGAGAGAAATCACGTCATAGGCACCAAAAGAAAAAGGTACTAGAAATTTATGCACAGATGTACATGCTCCTTCCGTAACAACTTGTAATATCAGTAAAGTCAATGTTTCCCTAAATTAGATAATATGTTCCTTATAGATACTTACGACGTTATAATGTAtttaagaatttaaaattttcaggACCTACAAAACATTGACCACTAACGATTCAGTTAAAGTACTTACTGATCAATGAAACCAATAGATACTCCAAAAGCTGCCGCCATTGCTTCCATAGTCACACTCTTGTAGGATTCAAGGAACTGGGAATAAACTACTGTGCAAACTTCCCTCATGTAGAACCGGAAATGAGGTTGTAGATATCGATCCAACTTTATCTGCTCAGTCAGTCCAGCTGAGAAGCAAGACCAGTAAAGACCACAATCAAACAAGTTATATTTGACCAAAACAAGGCAATTTCGATAGAAATATTAATGAACATGTAAGTTGAAAGTAACTATGATGATAAACCATAGTAAATATATTAAGTACAACCATTATGGTTAGTAAACCTTGTCAAGTGAAGCTATTTAATAGCTAAATGATACTGCAAAAGATAGGATTTGACACAATCATGTCAAAAGGCTGCATATATTAGATTCTAAAGCTAAGCAGTTAACAGGTATAAAGGTATGAACTGTGAAGTAAATTACTGCAGAAAGAATAAGAGGGTGGATGAGTAACAAAACTTGGAAGAGACATGATAGAAAcatgagaaaatatcattttaaGAACTCAAATAACACACCCATTTAACATCAATCAATCTAAAGATTAATGCTACGACATGAATTTGGGCAAGAACTGTTACACACTTATGTTATGACATTAAGATAACTAGCACAATTATCAtgcaaataaaaaaaggaaacaaacaaATAGGATCTTTTATTGTTGCATAGGATGGACATGTTTTAAAAAGTTTTGTCTGCTTACAAAATGCAGAGAAAAATGACTTGAAGTGACAGCCATAGAGGGAGTTAAGAAATTCAGATAGATGTGGTATCTTGCCAATCACCGTAAGGATTTCAGGTGCATCCACAACCTGCCATATAATTCATCAAAATATACGCCAGTTgaaaaaacacaaaacaaaaaacAGAGACTCATCATATTTATTGGAATACCTTTTGTTTAAGTGAGACTCTGTCCAACGATATAATGCTTGTAAGGACAGTATAGAAAATGAAGGTATCATAAGAGAATATCTCATCAGTTGTGAAGGTCGATATTGAGTCCAAAAACAAACTGGCTGCTTTCTTAAAGTTCCTGGTAGACATGCAATATAA of the Musa acuminata AAA Group cultivar baxijiao chromosome BXJ2-10, Cavendish_Baxijiao_AAA, whole genome shotgun sequence genome contains:
- the LOC103969774 gene encoding lysine histidine transporter 1 isoform X1, which gives rise to MSEPERNDLQQSKEKAIDDWLPITSNRSAKWWYSAFHNVTAMVGAGVLSLPYAMAELGWGPGVAVLVLSWIITLYTLWQMVEMHEMVPGKRFDRYHELGQHVFGEKLGLWIIVPQQLIVEVGTDIVYMVTGGRSIKKFHDTICPDCKNIKLSYFIMIFASVQFVLSQLPDFNSISGVSLAAAVMSLSYSTIAWVASVEKGQPDVDYSYKASTTTGVVFNFLSALGDVAFAYAGHNVVLEIQATIPSTPEKPSKKPMWRGVVVAYLVVAICYFPVALIGYWAFGNVVDDNILITLEKPRWLIATANIFVVIHVIGSYQIYAMPVFDMIETVLVKKFHLPPGLTLRLVARSAYVAFTMFVGIAVPFFGGLLGFLGGFAFAPTTYFLPCIMWLAIYKPKKFSLSWITNWVSQLFSRSNFSD
- the LOC103969774 gene encoding lysine histidine transporter 1 isoform X2, whose protein sequence is MSEPERNDLQQSKEKAIDDWLPITSNRSAKWWYSAFHNVTAMVGAGVLSLPYAMAELGWGPGVAVLVLSWIITLYTLWQMVEMHEMVPGKRFDRYHELGQHVFGEKLGLWIIVPQQLIVEVGTDIVYMVTGGRSIKKFHDTICPDCKNIKLSYFIMIFASVQFVLSQLPDFNSISGVSLAAAVMSLSYSTIAWVASVEKGQPDVDYSYKASTTTGVVFNFLSALGDVAFAYAGHNVVLEIQATIPSTPEKPSKKPMWRGVVVAYLVVAICYFPVALIGYWAFGNVVDDNILITLEKPRWLIATANIFVVIHVIGSYQIYAMPVFDMIETVLVKKFHLPPGLTLRLVARSAYVAFTMFVGIAVPFFGGLLGFLGGFAFAPTTYFLPCIMWLAIYKPKKFSLSWITNWICIILGVLLMILSPIGGMRTIILSAKDYAFFS
- the LOC135624949 gene encoding uncharacterized protein LOC135624949, coding for MAGGFRVLHLVRPFLAFLPEVQSADRKIPFREKVIYTVISLFIFLVCSQLPLYGIHSTTGADPFYWMRVILASNRGTVMELGITPIVTSGLVMQLLVGSKIIEVDNSVREDRALLNGAQKLLGILIAIGEAVAYVLSGMYGSVSQLGTGNAILIILQLFFAGIIVICLDELLQKGYGLGSGISLFIATNICENIIWKAFSPTTINSGRGAEFEGAVIALFHLLITRTDKVRALREAFYRQNLPNVTNLLATVLVFLIVIYFQGFRVVLPVRSKNARGQQGSYPIKLFYTSNMPIILQSALVSNLYFISQLLYRRYSGNFLVNLLGKWKESEYSGQSIPVGGIAYYITAPSSLVDMAANPFHALFYIVFMLSACALFSKTWIEVSGSSARDVAKQLKEQQMVMPGHRESNLQKELNRYIPTAAAFGGMCIGALTVIADFMGAIGSGTGILLAVTIIYQYFETFEKERASELGFFGL
- the LOC103968441 gene encoding 26S proteasome non-ATPase regulatory subunit 6, coding for MEAQDGTQQQHIALAHKLFLLTHPDVDDIEKVRLRDEVLDAVKTRDMASLYESLAVASVLEMDTAVLDRMRKRIEDELKTLDDKIADAEENLGESEVREAHLAKSLFFIRIGDKEKVLEQLKTTEGKTVAAGQKMDLVFYTLQLGFFYMDFDLISKSIDKAKNLFEGGGDWERKNRLKVYEGLYCMSTRNFKKAASLFLDSISTFTTDEIFSYDTFIFYTVLTSIISLDRVSLKQKVVDAPEILTVIGKIPHLSEFLNSLYGCHFKSFFSAFSGLTEQIKLDRYLQPHFRFYMREVCTVVYSQFLESYKSVTMEAMAAAFGVSIGFIDQELSRFIATGKLHCKIDKVAGILETNRPDAKNALYQATIKQGDFLLNRIQKLSRVIDL